A genomic window from Thunnus maccoyii chromosome 2, fThuMac1.1, whole genome shotgun sequence includes:
- the trappc5 gene encoding trafficking protein particle complex subunit 5, with product METRFTRGKSAILERPLSRPKTEVSVSAFGLLFSEVVQYCQSRVYSVSELQARLAELGQRVGASLLDVLVLRERSGKRETKVLNILLFIKVSVWRALFGKEADKLEQANDDDKTYYIIEKEPLVNAYISIPKENSTLNCAAFTGGIVDAILTHSGFPAKVTVHWHKGTTLMIKFDEAVIARDKALEGR from the exons ATGGAGACTCGCTTCACCAGAGGCAAGTCCGCTATCCTGGAGCGGCCTCTCAGCAGACCCAAGACCGAGGTGAGTGTGAGCGCCTTCGGTTTGCTGTTCTCGGAGGTGGTGCAGTACTGCCAGAGCCGGGTGTACTCGGTGTCCGAGCTGCAGGCCCGGCTGGCAGAGCTGGGTCAGCGGGTGGGAGCCAGCCTGCTGGACGTGCTGGTGCTGAGGGAGAGGAGCGGCAAGAGAGAGACCAAAGTACTGAACATACTGCTGTTCATCAAG GTGTCTGTGTGGAGAGCCTTGTTCGGCAAGGAGGCAGATAAGCTGGAGCAGGCCAACGACGACGACAAGACGTACTACATCATCGAGAAGGAGCCCCTCGTCAACGCGTACATCTCTATTCCGAAGGAGAACAGCACCTTGAACTGTGCGGCCTTCACTGGAGGCATCGTAGACGCCATCCTGACCCACAGCGGCTTCCCTGCCAAGGTCACGGTCCACTGGCACAAGGGCACCACGCTCATGATCAAGTTTGATGAGGCGGTGATCGCCAGAGACAAAGCCCTGGAAGGCAGATAA
- the mcoln1a gene encoding mucolipin-1a encodes MAATEQQDFTGRQDPSSSVTHYRSTDSSGEHDHHSNSHGSNHSNHQLPTAMAGHWVGATQEEEAIRRKLKYFFMSPCDKYHAKGRKPYKLVLQLLKIIIVTAQLVLFGLSNQVVVTFKEENTMTFKHLFLKDYDESLDDSFAVYTQQDVYDHIFYAVEQYLALPETTVGRYAYVYDVGVNGSALSLCQQYYKKGRIDPANDTFSIDPHIITDCIGVNPLSVPPAPLTDTYKNFTLKFHKFVNVTIEFQLKAINIQTIINNEIPDCYTFYITIVLDNKSHSGKVKIRLENQATIKECKDPSVSGHAENYTRVAFDVAVALVCTLSLLLCGRSILRGIVLQQEFVHFFKETLDRKVCWADRLEFINGWYILLIISDILTITGSVIKIGIESKNMSSYDLCGILLGTSTLLVWVGVIRYLTFFQKYNILIVTLRAAFPNVIRFCCCVAVIYLGYCFCGWIVLGPYHVKFRSLSMVSECLFSLINGDDMFVTFSEMQESSTLVWLFSQVYLYTFISLFIYMVLSLFIALITGAYETIKHQTQEPIHITDLHAFIAECTDAPSSGKFRGLETSPCSFFCCCDRTTTYEDVLLVN; translated from the exons ATGGCGGCGACAGAACAGCAGGACTTCACAG gacGACAAGACCCGTCCAGCTCGGTGACTCACTACAGGTCCACAGACAGCAGCGGCGAGCACGACCATCACAGTAACAGTCATGGCAGCAACCATAGCAACCATCAGTTGCCCACGGCAATGGCGGGTCATTGGGTCGGGGCCACTCAGGAAGAGGAGGCCATTCGCAGGAAGTTGAAATACTTCTTCATGAGCCCTTGTGACAAATATCATGCCAAAGGCCGCAAGCCGTATAAACTGgtcctgcagctgctgaagaTCATTATTGTTACAGCTCAG TTGGTACTGTTTGGCCTCAGTAACCAGGTGGTGGTGACCTTCAAGGAGGAGAACACCATGACCTTCAAGCACCTCTTCCTCAAAGACTACGATGAGTCCTTAGACGACTCCTTCGCCGTTTACACGCAGCAGGACGTCTATGACCACATCTTCTACGCTGTGGAGCAG TATCTAGCCTTACCGGAGACCACAGTGGGACGCTACGCATACGTCTACGATGTTGGCGTGAACGGCAGCGCGCTCTCCCTCTGCCAACAGTACTACAAGAAGGGACGCATCGACCCAGCCAACGACACCTTCAGTATAGACCCTCACATCATCACAG ACTGTATAGGTGTGAACCCTCTGTCGGTGCCTCCAGCTCCGCTAACCGACACCTACAAGAACTTTACGCTCAAGTTCCACAA GTTCGTTAACGTCACCATAGAGTTTCAGCTGAAGGCGATCAATATACAGACCATCATCAACAATGAGATCCCAGACTGCTACACTTTTTACATAACA ATAGTACTGGACAACAAGTCTCACAGCGGTAAGGTGAAGATCCGGTTAGAAAACCAGGCGACCATAAAGGAGTGTAAGGACCCGAGCGTCTCTGGACATG CTGAGAATTACACACGTGTGGCGTTTGATGTCGCTGTAGCTCTGGTGTGCAcgctgtcactgctgctgtgtggacGCTCCATACTGCGAGGCATCGTCCTGCAACAG gaGTTTGTGCACTTCTTCAAGGAGACTCTGGATCGTAAAGTGTGCTGGGCAGACCGCCTGGAGTTCATTAACGGCTGGTacatcctcctcatcatcagcGACATCCTCACCATCACTGGCAGTGTCATCAAAATTGGCATAGAGTCTAAG AATATGTCCTCCTATGACTTATGTGGCATCCTCTTGGGGACCTCCACCCTGTTGGTGTGGGTGGGAGTCATTCGCTACCTCACGTTCTTCCAGAAGTACAAT ATCCTGATCGTGACACTTCGAGCAGCGTTCCCCAATGTGATCCGGTTCTGCTGCTGCGTGGCCGTCATCTATCTGGGCTACTGCTTCTGTGGTTGGATCGTTCTGGGACCGTACCACGTGAAG TTCCGTTCTCTGTCCATGGTGTCGGAGTGCCTGTTCTCCCTCATTAACGGGGACGACATGTTCGTGACGTTCTCGGAGATGCAGGAGAGCAGCACTCTGGTGTGGCTGTTCAGTCAAGTTTACCTGTACACCTTCATCTCCCTCTTCATCTACATGGTGCTGTCGCTCTTCATTGCTCTCATCACAGGAGCCTACGAGACCATCAAG CACCAAACCCAGGAACCCATACACATCACAGACCTTCATGCCTTCATAGCAGAGTGTACAGACGCACCGAGCTCTGGGAAGTTCAGAGGTCTGGAGACGTCGCCGTGCtccttcttctgctgctgtgacag AACAACAACCTATGAGGACGTCTTGCTGGTGAACTGA
- the LOC121907591 gene encoding lysozyme g-like isoform X2: MTKSTKADEDAPGGVGRCAEDGAKRHRIRNAALTRTVESWGYGNIMDVETTGASEKTAQQDSLGYAGVKASHTMAETDKDRMKKYKSIISKVGGKYGIEPALIAAIISRESRAGNVLHDGWGDYNPQRGAYNAWGLMQVDVNPNGGGHTARGGWDSEEHLCQGTEILIYFIERIKTKFSGWSPEQQLKGGIASYNMGDGNVHSYDGVDANTTGRDYSNDVVARAQWYKNNFF, translated from the exons atgaccaaatcaacgaaaGCTGA TGAAGACGCTCCCGGTGGAGTAGGGCGCTgtgcagaggacggagcaaaacGGCATCGGATCCGGAACGCGGCGCTCACGCGCACGGTGGAATCCTGGG GTTATGGAAACATCATGGATGTTGAAACTACTGGTGCTTCAGAGAAAACAGCCCAGCAGGACAGTCTGGGATACGCAG GTGTGAAGGCGTCACACACCATGGCAGAGACTGATAAGGACCGAATGAAAAAGTACAAGTCCATCATCAGCAAAGTGGGAGGCAAATATGGAATCGAACCTGCTCTCATTGCTGCCATCATCTCCAGAGAGTCCAGGGCTGGAAATGTGCTGCATGATGGCTGGGGAGACTATAACCCACAAAGAGGAGCGTATAACGCCTGGGGACTGATGCAG GTTGATGTCAATCCTAACGGAGGTGGACACACTGCACGGGGCGGGTGGGACAGTGAGGAACATCTCTGCCAAGGCACAGAGATCTTGATTTATTTCATCGAACGGATCAAAACCAAGTTTTCTGGCTGGAGCCCGGAGCAGCAGCTGAAAG GAGGGATAGCATCCTACAATATGGGAGACGGAAACGTCCATTCGTATGATGGAGTGGATGCCAACACAACAGGTCGAGACTACTCCAATGATGTTGTTGCCAGAGCTCAGTGgtacaaaaacaattttttttaa
- the LOC121881223 gene encoding N-acetylmuramoyl-L-alanine amidase-like, with protein sequence MTLFGLLFFVLALSNFFTVYSRPAGGHLRNMDSFIRAVQQVEDSNPGLSPLALVRALRRTAGHDDAMTIHFLGASYNHSDAEVLKTAILNASSFSFFDKAIHHIVTDHGEERGVVLVPDGTTVALAPLLLGIESGLKAKMEATPAVGIFPLTLGRTLGLSFLSLQDFPPSSRLGPNGCWDSVDHPKVFKLSRPATLATDAVINGGMDGAILGMDLSSLPASEQPQALSVILKGYYSFILHEGQGLDAVSSHVSPRRREISKSMLERLDLHSQVMETLELVWKLEKTEWISLDTGVRKAVKDGMQAFIHKYWDCPQIIPRCQWGAKAYKGTPIPLSLPLQFLYVHHTYEPSSPCLSFPNCSRNMRAMQRFHQEDRSWNDIGYNFVVGSDGYVYEGRGWNLHGIHTRGHNSRGYGVSIIGNYTATLPSRHAMDLLRHQLVRCAVDGGRLVANFTIHGHRQMVNYTACPGDAFFSEIRKWEHFKETVSPKTEE encoded by the exons ATGACTTTAtttggactgttgttttttgttctggCTTTATCAAACTTCTTTACCGTCTATAGCAGGCCGGCGG GCGGCCACCTGCGTAACATGGACAGCTTCATCCGTGCTGTGCAGCAGGTTGAAGACTCCAACCCCGGTCTGTCCCCCCTGGCTCTAGTCAGGGCCCTGCGGAGGACTGCCGGCCACGACGATGCAATGACCATCCACTTCCTGGGTGCTTCATACAATCACAGTGATGCTGAGGTCCTCAAGACAGCCATCCTCAACGCCTCATCCTTCAGCTTTTTTGACAAGGCCATCCACCACATTGTGACAGATCATGGGGAGGAACGAGGGGTGGTTCTCGTTCCAGATGGCACCACAGTCGCCCTTGCACCCTTACTGCTAGGAATCGAATCAGGACTGAAAGCTAAGATGGAGGCGACGCCAGCTGTTGGGATCTTCCCTCTCACCTTAGGCAGGACCCTGGGCCTGTCCTTCCTCAGCCTCCAGGACTTCCCACCATCTAGTCGCCTAGGGCCTAACGGGTGCTGGGACAGCGTGGACCACCCTAAGGTGTTCAAGCTGTCTAGGCCTGCCACTCTGGCCACTGACGCTGTTATTAATGGGGGCATGGATGGAGCTATATTGGGCATGGACCTCAGCAGTCTACCTGCATCTGAACAGCCACAGGCCCTCAGTGTCATTTTGAAGGGATACTATAGTTTTATTCTGCATGAGGGGCAGGGTCTTGATGCTGTGTCCAGCCATGTTAGCCCGAGGCGGAGGGAGATCTCCAAATCCATGCTGGAGCGCCTTGATCTTCACAGCCAGGTGATGGAGACGCTAGAATTGGTCTGGAAGTTGGAGAAGACAGAATGGATCAGTCTGGATACGGGAGTGAGGAAGGCGGTGAAAGATGGGATGCAGGCATTTATACACAAATACTGGG ACTGCCCTCAAATTATTCCTCGCTGTCAGTGGGGGGCAAAGGCCTACAAGGGTACACCTATCCCACTGTCTCTACCCCTTCAATTTCTCTACGTTCACCACACCTATGAGCCGTCCTCGCCCTGTTTGTCCTTCCCAAACTGCTCTCGCAACATGAGAGCCATGCAGCGTTTCCACCAGGAAGACCGCAGCTGGAACGACATAGGATACAA CTTTGTGGTTGGCTCTGACGGCTACGTTTATGAAGGCAGAGGTTGGAACCTCCACGGCATACACACCAGGGGACACAATTCCAGGGGGTACGGCGTGTCAATCATTGGTAACTACACCGCCACTCTGCCGTCTCGCCATGCCATGGACCTGTTGCGCCATCAACTAGTCCGCTGTGCAGTAGATGGAGGAAGACTGGTTGCCAACTTCACAATCCATGGCCACAGACAGATGGTGAACTACACTGCCTGCCCTGGAGACGCCTTCTTTTCAGAAATAAGAAAGTGGGAGCACTTCAAG GAAACTGTCTCTCCAAAAACAGAAGAATGA
- the LOC121907591 gene encoding lysozyme g-like isoform X1, with protein sequence MTKSTKADMSATHFKRRKASRSEDAPGGVGRCAEDGAKRHRIRNAALTRTVESWGYGNIMDVETTGASEKTAQQDSLGYAGVKASHTMAETDKDRMKKYKSIISKVGGKYGIEPALIAAIISRESRAGNVLHDGWGDYNPQRGAYNAWGLMQVDVNPNGGGHTARGGWDSEEHLCQGTEILIYFIERIKTKFSGWSPEQQLKGGIASYNMGDGNVHSYDGVDANTTGRDYSNDVVARAQWYKNNFF encoded by the exons atgaccaaatcaacgaaaGCTGA tatgAGTGCAACTCATTTTAAACGGCGGAAGGCTTCCCGCAGTGAAGACGCTCCCGGTGGAGTAGGGCGCTgtgcagaggacggagcaaaacGGCATCGGATCCGGAACGCGGCGCTCACGCGCACGGTGGAATCCTGGG GTTATGGAAACATCATGGATGTTGAAACTACTGGTGCTTCAGAGAAAACAGCCCAGCAGGACAGTCTGGGATACGCAG GTGTGAAGGCGTCACACACCATGGCAGAGACTGATAAGGACCGAATGAAAAAGTACAAGTCCATCATCAGCAAAGTGGGAGGCAAATATGGAATCGAACCTGCTCTCATTGCTGCCATCATCTCCAGAGAGTCCAGGGCTGGAAATGTGCTGCATGATGGCTGGGGAGACTATAACCCACAAAGAGGAGCGTATAACGCCTGGGGACTGATGCAG GTTGATGTCAATCCTAACGGAGGTGGACACACTGCACGGGGCGGGTGGGACAGTGAGGAACATCTCTGCCAAGGCACAGAGATCTTGATTTATTTCATCGAACGGATCAAAACCAAGTTTTCTGGCTGGAGCCCGGAGCAGCAGCTGAAAG GAGGGATAGCATCCTACAATATGGGAGACGGAAACGTCCATTCGTATGATGGAGTGGATGCCAACACAACAGGTCGAGACTACTCCAATGATGTTGTTGCCAGAGCTCAGTGgtacaaaaacaattttttttaa
- the LOC121907611 gene encoding lysozyme g-like codes for MGYGDIMRVETTGASEKTARKDKLDYTGVKASHTMAETDQGRMKKYKSIISTVGDKYGIDPAIIAGIISRESRAGNVLHDGWGDYDPKRGAYNAWGLMQVDVNPSGGGHTARGGWDSEEHLCQGTEILIYFIERIQKKFPAWSPEQQLKGGIASYNMGDKNVRTIERMDVGSSGGDYSSDVVARSQWYKNNFF; via the exons atgg GTTATGGAGACATCATGCGTGTTGAAACTACTGGTGCTTCAGAGAAAACAGCCCGGAAGGACAAGCTGGATTACACAG GTGTGAAGGCGTCACACACCATGGCAGAGACTGATCAGGGCCGAATGAAAAAGTACAAGTCCATCATCAGCACAGTGGGAGACAAATATGGAATCGATCCTGCTATTATTGCTGGCATCATCTCCAGAGAGTCCAGGGCTGGAAATGTGCTGCATGATGGCTGGGGAGACTATGACCCAAAAAGAGGAGCGTATAACGCCTGGGGACTGATGCAG GTTGATGTCAATCCTAGCGGAGGTGGACACACTGCACGGGGCGGGTGGGACAGTGAGGAACATCTCTGCCAAGGCACAGAGATCTTGATTTATTTCATCGAACGGATCCAAAAAAAGTTTCCTGCCTGGAGCCCGGAGCAGCAGCTGAAAG GAGGGATAGCATCCTACAATATGGGAGACAAAAACGTCCGTACCATTGAAAGAATGGATGTCGGCTCATCAGGTGGAGACTACTCCAGTGATGTTGTTGCCAGATCTCAGTGgtacaaaaacaattttttttaa
- the LOC121907591 gene encoding lysozyme g-like isoform X3, with protein sequence MGYGNIMDVETTGASEKTAQQDSLGYAGVKASHTMAETDKDRMKKYKSIISKVGGKYGIEPALIAAIISRESRAGNVLHDGWGDYNPQRGAYNAWGLMQVDVNPNGGGHTARGGWDSEEHLCQGTEILIYFIERIKTKFSGWSPEQQLKGGIASYNMGDGNVHSYDGVDANTTGRDYSNDVVARAQWYKNNFF encoded by the exons ATGG GTTATGGAAACATCATGGATGTTGAAACTACTGGTGCTTCAGAGAAAACAGCCCAGCAGGACAGTCTGGGATACGCAG GTGTGAAGGCGTCACACACCATGGCAGAGACTGATAAGGACCGAATGAAAAAGTACAAGTCCATCATCAGCAAAGTGGGAGGCAAATATGGAATCGAACCTGCTCTCATTGCTGCCATCATCTCCAGAGAGTCCAGGGCTGGAAATGTGCTGCATGATGGCTGGGGAGACTATAACCCACAAAGAGGAGCGTATAACGCCTGGGGACTGATGCAG GTTGATGTCAATCCTAACGGAGGTGGACACACTGCACGGGGCGGGTGGGACAGTGAGGAACATCTCTGCCAAGGCACAGAGATCTTGATTTATTTCATCGAACGGATCAAAACCAAGTTTTCTGGCTGGAGCCCGGAGCAGCAGCTGAAAG GAGGGATAGCATCCTACAATATGGGAGACGGAAACGTCCATTCGTATGATGGAGTGGATGCCAACACAACAGGTCGAGACTACTCCAATGATGTTGTTGCCAGAGCTCAGTGgtacaaaaacaattttttttaa
- the LOC121907591 gene encoding lysozyme g-like isoform X4, which translates to MDVETTGASEKTAQQDSLGYAGVKASHTMAETDKDRMKKYKSIISKVGGKYGIEPALIAAIISRESRAGNVLHDGWGDYNPQRGAYNAWGLMQVDVNPNGGGHTARGGWDSEEHLCQGTEILIYFIERIKTKFSGWSPEQQLKGGIASYNMGDGNVHSYDGVDANTTGRDYSNDVVARAQWYKNNFF; encoded by the exons ATGGATGTTGAAACTACTGGTGCTTCAGAGAAAACAGCCCAGCAGGACAGTCTGGGATACGCAG GTGTGAAGGCGTCACACACCATGGCAGAGACTGATAAGGACCGAATGAAAAAGTACAAGTCCATCATCAGCAAAGTGGGAGGCAAATATGGAATCGAACCTGCTCTCATTGCTGCCATCATCTCCAGAGAGTCCAGGGCTGGAAATGTGCTGCATGATGGCTGGGGAGACTATAACCCACAAAGAGGAGCGTATAACGCCTGGGGACTGATGCAG GTTGATGTCAATCCTAACGGAGGTGGACACACTGCACGGGGCGGGTGGGACAGTGAGGAACATCTCTGCCAAGGCACAGAGATCTTGATTTATTTCATCGAACGGATCAAAACCAAGTTTTCTGGCTGGAGCCCGGAGCAGCAGCTGAAAG GAGGGATAGCATCCTACAATATGGGAGACGGAAACGTCCATTCGTATGATGGAGTGGATGCCAACACAACAGGTCGAGACTACTCCAATGATGTTGTTGCCAGAGCTCAGTGgtacaaaaacaattttttttaa